In Hydractinia symbiolongicarpus strain clone_291-10 chromosome 4, HSymV2.1, whole genome shotgun sequence, the following proteins share a genomic window:
- the LOC130641464 gene encoding elongator complex protein 5-like, whose product MLPLIKDRSSLNLITDSSNNFYTTLGLIKKLIQSEKDVVLLCYHMSPRFYQSNLNLDLERVLYYDGFHDPLSWNVDKDTRSDNSSLKTPYEAVTKIVKDFKLDDATVVIDDLVLFGRSVGVIDHNGVWEGMFHLLHHLSEDYRLFYFVNPVVTNEYHVQSLKHVSSYQLNISCCHHSSSYQCESVLKKKSGKVSREIFTASLQELDFIVSKQTNVVTDTNSAQSDNNVDPTSNLTFNLRLTESEKQARANTVLPYLLTETDKASQLKKSTAMGGHVIYTPDESDDFDDEDPDDDLDI is encoded by the exons ATGCTGCCCTTAATTAAAGATAGATCTTCTTTGAATCTGATAACAG ATTcaagcaataatttttatacaacATTGGGCTTAATTAAGAAACTCATTCAAag TGAAAAAGATGTTGTCTTATTGTGCTATCACATGTCACCTCGATTCTATCAATCAAATCTCAATTTAGATTTGGAAAG AGTTCTTTATTACGATGGTTTTCATGATCCACTATCATGGAATGTTGACAAGGATACCAG GAGCGATAACTCGTCGTTAAAAACGCCTTACGAAGCTGTAACAAAAATTGTCAAAGATTTTAAACTAGATGACGCTACAGTAGTGATTGATGACTTGGTCTTGTTTGGCAGAAGTGTTGGCGTTATTGACCACAATGGAGTATGGGAGGGAATGTTCCACCTACTACATCATTTATCGGAAG ATTAccgtcttttttattttgtaaacccTGTGGTGACAAATGAATATCACGTGCAATCATTGAAGCATGTTTCGTCGTATCAGTTGAACATCTCATGTTGTCATCACTCGTCATCATATCAATGTGAATCCGTTTTGAAGAAAAAGTCGGGAAAAGTATCAAGAGAG ATTTTCACTGCTTCTCTGCAAGAACTTGattttattgtatcaaaacaaaCCAACGTTGTTACCGACACGAATTCTGCTCAAAGTGATAACAAC GTCGATCCTACCTCCAATTTGACATTTAATCTGCGTTTGACTGAATCTGAAAAGCAAGCCAGAGCGAACACTGTACTACCATATCTGCTGACTGAAACTGACAAAGCTTCGCAGTTAAAAAAATCAACTGCTATGGGTGGTCACGTGATTTATACACCTGATGAAAGTGATGATTTCGATGACGAGGATCCGGACGATGATTTGGATATTTAA
- the LOC130641471 gene encoding tubulin alpha-2/alpha-4 chain, which produces MRECISIHVGQAGVQIGNACWELYCLEHGIQPDGQMPSDKTIGGGDDSFNTFFSETGAGKHVPRAVFVDLEPTVVDEVRTGTYRQLFHPEQLITGKEDAANNYARGHYTVGKEIIDLVLDRIRKLADQCTGLQGFLIFHSFGGGTGSGFSSLLMERLSVDFGKKSKLEFAIYPAPQISTAVVEPYNSILTTHTTLEHSDCAFMVDNEAIYDICRRNLDIERPTYTNLNRLIGQIVSSITASLRFDGALNVDLTEFQTNLVPYPRIHFPLATYAPIISAEKAYHEQLTVAEITNACFEPSNQMVKCDPRHGKYMACCMLYRGDVVPKDVNAAIATIKTKRTIQFVDWCPTGFKVGINYQPPTVVPGGDLAKVQRAVCMLSNTTAIAEAWARLDHKFDLMYAKRAFVHWYVGEGMEEGEFSEAREDLAALEKDYEEVGVDSVEGEGEEEGDEY; this is translated from the exons aTG AGAGAGTGCATTTCTATCCACGTCGGACAAGCTGGTGTCCAAATTGGCAATGCTTGCTGGGAATTATATTGTTTGGAACATGGTATTCAACCTGATGGTCAAATGCCaagtgacaaaacaattggtgGTGGTGATGATTCTTTCAACACATTCTTCAGTGAAACCGGAGCTGGTAAACATGTCCCCAGGGCTGTTTTCGTAGACTTGGAGCCTACTGTCGTAG ATGAAGTACGAACTGGAACTTATCGTCAATTGTTTCATCCTGAGCAATTAATTACTGGTAAAGAAGACGCAGCAAATAATTATGCTCGCGGTCATTACACTGTTGGCAAGGAAATTATCGATTTGGTGCTGGACCGCATTCGAAAGCTCGCTGATCAATGCACTGGTCTCCAAGGATTTCTAATCTTCCATTCATTTGGAGGTGGTACGGGATCTGGATTCTCCTCTTTGCTTATGGAGCGCCTTTCAGTGGattttggcaaaaaatcaaaactcgAATTTGCTATCTATCCTGCGCCACAAATTTCAACCGCAGTTGTGGAACCTTATAATTCCATCTTGACAACTCATACCACTTTGGAGCATTCCGATTGTGCGTTTATGGTGGACAATGAAGCCATTTATGATATCTGTCGACGAAACCTTGACATCGAAAGACCAACATACACCAATTTGAATCGACTCAttggtcaaattgtctcatcaATCACTGCTTCTTTGCGTTTTGACGGTGCATTAAATGTGGATCTCACCGAGTTCCAAACAAACTTAGTGCCATACCCTCGTATTCACTTTCCACTCGCCACCTATGCTCCAATCATATCTGCTGAAAAAGCATACCATGAGCAGCTGACAGTAGCTGAAATCACCAACGCTTGTTTCGAACCTTCAAACCAAATGGTGAAATGCGATCCACGTCATGGCAAATACATGGCTTGCTGCATGTTGTATCGTGGAGATGTTGTCCCCAAAGATGTCAATGCTGCCATTGCAACGATCAAAACAAAACGTACTATTCAATTCGTTGATTGGTGTCCGACTGGATTTAAAGTTGGTATCAATTATCAGCCACCAACTGTGGTACCTGGAGGGGATCTCGCTAAAGTGCAGCGCGCTGTATGCATGTTGAGCAACACTACTGCCATCGCAGAAGCTTGGGCTCGTCTTGATCACAAATTCGATCTTATGTATGCCAAACGTGCTTTCGTTCATTGGTATGTTGGTGAAGGAATGGAAGAAGGTGAGTTTTCTGAAGCAAGAGAAGATCTGGCTGCTTTGGAGAAGGATTACGAAGAAGTTGGAGTTGATTCCGTTGAAGGAGAAGGCGAGGAAGAAGGCGATGAAtattaa
- the LOC130641472 gene encoding serine-arginine protein 55-like, producing the protein MSRYKLFIGHLSPDVRTRDLERFFKDHGFSKSITEVVVKTGYGFVIFDDRRDADDAIYELNGKELLGTRLQVEFAKPSGRSEDRGRSYGGGGGGGGTRSRDERGGSRSYSDRGGGYSSKYGRPYNTEYRLIIENLSTRCSWQDIKDYFRQAGEVTFAKCHREKMGEGVVEFATHKDMQNAIRKLDDTELFGKRIKLISTFRGSGSRSRSRSRSRSPKRHSRSFSRSPVRRVSRSRSPPRRSLSRSPRRSLSRSRSRSLR; encoded by the exons ATGAGcaggtataagctttttattgGTCACCTTTCTCCAGACGTACGAACTCGCGAtctcgaaagattttttaaagacCATGGTTTTTCGAAATCGATCACGGAAGTCGTTGTCAAAACAGGATATGGATTTGTg ATTTTTGATGACCGACGTGATGCTGATGATGCCATTTATGAGCTCAATGGAAAAGAATTGCTGGGGACACG CTTACAAGTCGAATTTGCAAAACCATCTGGGCGTTCTGAAGATCGTGGCAGAAGttatggtggtggtggtggtggcggTGGTACCAGATCAAGGGACGAAAGAGGTGGCAGTAGAAGTTACAG tgACAGAGGAGGTGGATACAGTAGCAA ATATGGACGCCCTTACAACACAGAATATCGTTTGATCATTGAGAATCTGTCTACAAGGTGTAGTTGGCAG GACATAAAAGATTATTTCCGACAAGCTGGTGAAGTTACTTTTGCAAAATGTCACCGTGAAAAGATGGGAGAAGG CGTCGTTGAGTTTGCCACCCACAAGGACATGCAAAATGCGATTCGAAAGTTGGACGATACAGAGTTATTTGGAAAGAGAATAAAACTCATAAGC aCATTTCGTGGCTCTGGCTCCAGATCTCGATCACGAAGCCGTAGTCGTTCACCAAAAAGACATTCTCGCTCGTTTTCGCGTTCTCCTGTTCGCCGCGTATCACGATCGCGCTCACCTCCACGAAGAAGTTTATCGAGAAGTCCAAGAAGATCTTTGTCCAGGTCTCGTTCGCGTTCACTAAGATAA
- the LOC130641465 gene encoding proteasome subunit beta type-6-like, whose translation MRDQQKNIKMATGGVLSCSTGNMSAISSDLYPDWLHSEIKTGTTIMAVEYDGGVVIGADSRTTRGSYIANRVTDKLTFITDRIFCCRSGSAADTQAIADGVRYELDLLSAETQKRPLVKVAANIFRNTCYEKRDSASAGIIVAGWDERHGGQVYCVPIGGMCVRQPFTIGGSGSAYIYGFCDSKFKRGMTKEECMEFVSSAVSLAIFRDGSSGGCIRLAAIDKDGVDRKVLLGNELPTFFQG comes from the exons ATGCGGgatcagcaaaaaaatatcaaaatggcGACTGGAGGTGTGCTTTCCTGCTCCACTGGTAATATGTCAGCTATTTCATCAGATTTATATCCTGACTGGTTGCACAGTGAAATAAAAACTGGT ACTACCATCATGGCTGTTGAATACGATGGTGGTGTTGTTATCGGCGCTGATTCAAGAACAACTAGAGG GTCATACATTGCAAATCGAGTTACTGATAAATTGACATTCATTACAGACAGGATATTTTGCTGTCGCTCTGGTAGTGCGGCTGACACACAAGCTATCGCTGATGGTGTTAGATATGAATTAGATTTGCTAAG TGCGGAAACACAGAAACGACCTTTAGTCAAAGTTGCTGCTAATATTTTTCGCAATACTTGCTATGAGAAACGAGATTCTGCAAGTGCTGGTATTATTGTAGCTGGATGGGATGAAAGACATGGCGGCCAG GTTTATTGCGTACCTATTGGCGGTATGTGTGTACGTCAGCCATTTACAATTGGAG GTTCTGGAAGTGCTTATATTTATGGTTTTTGCGACTCTAAATTCAAACGTGGAATGACTAAAGAAGAGTGCATGGAATTTGTGTCATCAG CTGTATCACTAGCCATTTTCCGAGATGGTTCATCAGGAGGTTGTATTCGTTTAGCTGCTATAGATAAAGATGGAGTTGACCGAAAAGTTTTACTGGGAAATGAACTTCCAACATTTTTTCAaggataa
- the LOC130641470 gene encoding STE20-like serine/threonine-protein kinase, whose translation MADQKMKAEALTNKEMVQDTALLHVYNLLVDKGLKAFFSAFYQELQVEKPDDFLKISITDLYNIGIVSSLNIKRFENIILEVQQHTTLKNANYEQDKDNSFVVDLMLLNQEPVVICSNEISCNEVLGSGNFGKVFKGTWSKKNYTNKVLEVPVAVKTLADGAEMSWKKEVSIFTALNQNHPNILKFYGLLIGEQDEVKMVTEFAACGSLLHGLKARNITSIATLAQFSVQIATGMVFLHSKNLVHRDLSARNILVTAKNQVKISDFGLSKILDDTTNEWVMESNEMLPMRWLAPESFNNGIFTMDSDVWSFAVVLWEMFTFGDLPWSEYNNEEVKEKIQAGIPLREPNVCPHGFYDIMLMCFCFDPDERPPFHIIRDELIAQQPDTVLTSAEQSGYHVLNFKKNEYVTAIKPISETDVDLWLGQHETSLLFGCFSLTSTDVIDFNLPLEQTTNDLQNKVEEVNITADQSSESLHFTVDDIREEASYQLARNALCCVETTRTRSESQPVVSMTTHDENVSLSRDTHVAATRVKELRSDEQPRLRPQSADFSLNQTERKKHQEKYIVHSLKSDSDSKLIFKDINPVVQETVNDRISRNMKAFLTAVEKSDNMGVSPKEEQYLVPVDVSIAPSLDHIINSVDPYPRLKALSQENIYEDTPNVKQTKISERCHSSENLIQGLAKRPRPKANTKRPINIEKQSQNASCVKQDVWQIASSSCGIHEKLPKGLTKPELYTKDVSHATSLSDKENLTPSCYRNGPMCRVNKAFEHDQWIQKFDHIDSTTCLAKRQHKHLSFDLVDGKASAISSAKEKTKSTVTKYKSNDWHVFENSIQDPKKVHKIRRKGSDRKIHETSWPSDMSKMSREMKEEFSRQFKKIKTLLPTANVTECLEGLRYCGKNVEKAVQYIQVVKLTRANFGYSFEHCLKIFQKHNENYTEAEKSLKLQFVWEQFKYLDKEQVRELLVINKWDIKRTLTTVFIQNCVEIGVNEKEAISIFLECDQDVAKSLEMAKIVRLAEITNKPEHTCFRVLTQCSWKLENAVDSIYAGT comes from the exons atgGCAGACCAAAAAATGAAAGCAGAAGC GTTAACTAACAAAGAAATGGTTCAAGACACAGCATTATTACATGTGTACAATCTGTTAGTTGACAAAGGATTAAAGGCATTTTTTTCTGCCTTTTATCAAGAACTGCAAGTTGAGAAACCTG atgattttttaaagatttctaTTACTGATCTGTACAACATTGGAATTGTGTCTAGCTTGAACATCAAAAgatttgaaaatattattttggaaGTACAACAACacacaactttaaaaaat GCTAATTATGAGCAAGATAAGGACaattcttttgttgttgacTTGATGTTACTGAATCAAGAACCTGTTGTAATCTGCTCAAATGAAATCAGTTGCAATGAGGTTTTGGGATCTGGAAATTTTGGAAAAGTTTTCAAAGGGACATggtctaaaaaaaattacaccaaCAAAGTG ttagAAGTACCAGTGGCAGTTAAAACATTAGCAGATGGTGCAGAAATGTCATGGAAGAAAGAAGTTTCTATCTTTACAGCTCTCAACCAAAACCATCCTAACATTCTAAAGTTTTATGGTTTGCTAATTGGTGAGCAAGACGAAGTTAAAATG GTGACGGAATTTGCTGCTTGTGGTTCACTTCTTCATGGCTTGAAAGCACGAAATATCACATCGATTGCAACACTTGCTCAATTTTCAGTTCAAATAGCTACCGGCATGGTGTTTTTGCACAGTAAAAACCTCGTTCACCGAGATTTGTCAGCTCGAAATATTCTAGTCACAGCAAAAAATCAG GTAAAAATAAGTGATTTTGGTCTATCAAAAATTCTGGATGATACGACAAACGAGTGGGTTATGGAGTCAAACGAAATGTTACCAATGAGATGGCTTGCTCCAGAATCTTTTAATAATGGTATATTTACTATGGATTCAGATGTATGGAGCTTTGCTGTTGTATTATGGGAAATGTTTACATTTGGTGATTTACCGTGGTCGGAGTACAACAATGAGGAG gttaaagaaaaaattcaagCCGGTATACCTCTACGTGAACCCAATGTATGCCCGCATGGTTTTTATGATATCATGTtaatgtgtttttgttttgatcctGATGAGAGACCTCCATTCCACATAATCAGAGATGAATTGATTGCA CAACAACCCGATACAGTTTTAACGTCAGCTGAACAGAGTGGTTATCACGTgttaaactttaaaaagaatGAATATGTTACAGCAATCAAACCAATCAG TGAAACAGATGTCGATTTGTGGCTAGGTCAGCACGAAACTTCCCTTCTGTTTGGTTGTTTCAGCTTGACTTCGACAGATGTAATCGACTTTAATCTTCCTCTCGAACAAACCACGAACGATTTACAAAACAAAGTTGAGGAGGTCAACATAACTGCCGATCAATCGTCGGAATCGCTACACTTCACCGTTGATGATATTCGTGAAG AAGCTTCTTATCAGCTTGCGAGGAATGCTTTGTGTTGCGTCGAAACGACACGTACCCGCAGTGAAAGTCAACCTGTTGTTTCAATGACAACACATGACGAAAACGTCTCGCTCTCTCGCGACACCCATGTAGCTGCAACAAGAGTGAAAGAGCTGCGGTCTGACGAACAACCGAGATTGCGTCCACAATCGGCTGATTTTAGTTTGAAtcagacagaaagaaaaaaacatcaagAAAAGTATATCGTTCATAGTTTGAAATCTGATTCAGACtcgaaattaatttttaaagatataAATCCAGTTGTTCAGGAAACTGTAAACGACCGTATATCTCGTAATATGAAAGCCTTTCTTACAGCCGTGGAGAAAAGTGATAATATGGGAGTCTCACCGAAGGAGGAACAGTATTTAGTACCTGTTGATGTATCAATAGCGCCTTCGCTAGATCATATAATCAATTCTGTTGACCCTTACCCAAGATTAAAAGCGTTATCACAAGAAAATATTTACGAAGACACACCTAATGTCAAACAAACCAAAATCAGTGAAAGATGTCATAGTTCTGAAAATTTAATACAAGGATTGGCGAAAAGACCGAGGCCGAAAGCTAATACTAAGCGACCAATCAATATTGAAAAACAGTCTCAAAATGCGTCTTGCGTTAAGCAAGATGTTTGGCAAATTGCGTCTTCTTCTTGTGGTATACATGAAAAATTACCAAAAGGACTGACTAAGCCAGAATTGTATACAAAAGACGTTTCGCATGCCACTTCTCTAAGCGACAAAGAAAACTTGACTCCGTCTTGTTATCGTAATGGACCAATGTGTAGAGTGAACAAAGCGTTTGAACACGATCAATGGATACAAAAGTTTGATCACATAGACAGTACGACGTGTCTTGCGAAAAGGCAACATAAACATTTAAGTTTCGATCTTGTAGATGGTAAAGCATCAGCCATCTCATCtgctaaagaaaaaacaaaaagtacgGTTACGAAATACAAAAGCAACGACTGGCATGTGTTTGAGAATAGTATACAAGATCCGAAAAAAGTTCATAAAATACGTCGAAAGGGTTCCGATCGGAAAATTCACGAGACAAGTTGGCCGTCCGACATGTCGAAAATGAGTCGTGAAATGAAGGAGGAGTTTAGTAGAcaattcaaaaaaatcaaaacgttACTACCAACTGCGAATGTTACCGAATGCTTGGAAGGTTTACGATACTGCGGtaaaaatgtcgaaaaagctgTTCAGTATATCCAAGTTGTAAAATTAACTCGCGCTAACTTTGGATATTCTTTcgaacattgtttaaaaatattccaAAAGCATAACGAAAATTACACGGAAGCCGAAAAAAGTTTGAAGTTGCAATTTGTTTGGGAACAGTTTAAATATTTGGATAAAGAACAGGTACGGGAACTTCTTGTTATCAACAAATGGGACATCAAAAGAACTTTGACAACTGTCTTCATTCAAAATTGCGTGGAAATCGGTGTGAACGAGAAAGAAGCGATCAGTATATTCTTGGAATGTGACCAAGATGTAGCAAAGTCATTGGAAATGGCGAAAATTGTTCGCCTCGCTGAAATAACGAATAAACCGGAACATACTTGTTTCCGTGTTTTAACGCAATGTTCATGGAAGTTAGAAAATGCTGTTGATTCGATATACGCCGGtacttaa